Proteins encoded in a region of the Oncorhynchus gorbuscha isolate QuinsamMale2020 ecotype Even-year linkage group LG16, OgorEven_v1.0, whole genome shotgun sequence genome:
- the dxo gene encoding decapping and exoribonuclease protein codes for MDQRHQSHHRPQHPNSNHHDNHQSTFKRDMDDSGRGHFQHKRFRPGQNHHPAGPSTPPSSPPTQSLSIQRQLYERDFPLYKQPVEVGHFSLDSERRFFNDARQLRYYVEPEKSCPNFDLRDGYRGRFVKRDDRVKEKLDHILRWILANRSKLQSKDTAASSSPCALGVDIVTWRGHLTKLLTTPYETREGWLLAVTRMGGTLYISEVETEAARRDRENRTERHEEMMYWGYKFEQYTCADDAQSLPDPGGVVNTNEAFCTVVQTRLAEHRLLFSGEVDCRDKDPKAPSPPANYIEMKTSLEISTPKQRSNFHRFKLLKWWAQSFLPGVPRIVAGFRDHDGVVVSVETYHISKISQLIKNETNCWKPTVCMNFCCEFLSFVKSVVTEDDPRVVHLFSWDPHRDVTYSIHRDSQYSFLPDWYVREMTSSTSRETHHHPPQT; via the exons ATGGACCAACGCCACCAGTCCCACCACAGACCCCAACATCCAAACTCCAATCACCACGACAACCACCAGTCAACATTCAAGAGAGACATGGATGACAGTGGGAGAGGCCATTTCCAACACAAGCGCTTCAGACCCGGTCAGAACCATCACCCGGCTGGCCCTTCAACACCCCCATCTAGCCCCCCAACCCAGAGCCTGAGCATACAACGACAGCTGTACGAGAGAGACTTCCCCTTATACAAACAGCCTGTGGAGGTGGGACATTTCTCCCTGGACTCTGAGCGCAGGTTTTTCAATGATGCCCGGCAGCTGCGTTACTACGTGGAGCCGGAGAAGAGTTGTCCTAACTTCGACTTGAGGGACGGGTACAGGGGCCGCTTCGTCAAGAGGGACGACAGGGTGAAGGAGAAACTGGACCACATCCTCAGATGGATCCTGGCAAACAGGTCCAAGCTGCAGTCGAAGGACACAGCTGCTTCTTCTTCCCCATG TGCATTAGGTGTAGACATTGTGACATGGCGCGGCCACCTAACCAAGCTGTTGACCACGCCTTATGAGACCCGGGAGGGCTGGCTGCTGGCTGTGACCAGGATGGGGGGGACACTGTACATCAGTGAGGTGGAGACGGAGGCTGCACGCCGGGACCGGGAGAACCGCACCGAGAGACACGAGGAGATGATGTACTGGGGGTACAAATTTGAACAGTACACCTGTGCAG ATGACGCCCAGAGTCTTCCAGATCCAGGTGGGGTTGTAAACACCAACGAGGCCTTCTGCACTGTAGTCCAGACCCGGCTAGCCGAGCACAGACTGCTGTTCTCTGGCGAGGTGGACTGTCGGGACAAAGACCCCAAGGCCCCGTCTCCTCCAGCCAACTACATCGAGATGAAGACCTCACTGGAAATCTCCACCCCCAAACAACGCAGCAACTTCCACAG GTTTAAACTACTAAAGTGGTGGGCCCAGTCCTTTCTTCCTGGGGTACCGCGAATCGTAGCTGGTTTCCGTGATCATGACGGAGTGGTTGTGTCTGTGGAGACTTACCACATCTCCAAGATATCTCAGCTTATCAAG AATGAAACCAACTGCTGGAAGCCAACTGTCTGCATGAACTTCTGCTGTGAATTCCTGTCCTTTGTGAAGAGTGTGGTCACAGAAGACGATCCAAG GGTGGTGCACCTGTTCTCATGGGATCCACACCGAGACGTCACCTATTCCATCCACAGAGACTCTCAGTACTCCTTCCTACCAGACTGGTACGTCAGGGAGATGACCAGTTCAACCAGTCGTGAGACACACCACCACCCACCTCAGACCTGA